The following coding sequences are from one Manis pentadactyla isolate mManPen7 chromosome 13, mManPen7.hap1, whole genome shotgun sequence window:
- the LOC118934637 gene encoding olfactory receptor 8A1 — MAAQNHSALTEFVLGGLTSRAELQRPLFLLFLAIYSVTVVGNLGMFTLIWLSAQLHTPMYYFLSNLSLVDLCYSSVITPKMLVNFVSEKNTISYAGCMSQLYFFIVFVVAECYMLTVMAYDRYVAICRPLLYNIIMSPQVCSLLVAVVYVMGLIGSTIETVMMMKLPYCEHLISHYFCDIVPLMKLSCSSTYDMEMTVFCLAGFNIVVTSLTVLVSYAYILSSILRISTTEGRSKAFSTCSSHLAAVGLFYGSTAFMYLKPSTANSLAQENVASVFYTTVIPMLNPLIYSLRNKEVKAAVQRTLRRKVF; from the coding sequence ATGGCTGCTCAAAATCACTCTGCATTGACAGAGTTCGTCCTGGGGGGACTAACGAGCAGAGCAGAGCTCCAGcggcccctcttcctcctcttccttgccATCTACTCGGTCACCGTGGTCGGGAACCTGGGCATGTTCACACTGATCTGGCTGAGTGCTCAGctgcacacccccatgtactacTTCCTCAGCAACCTGTCCCTCGTGGACCTCTGCTACTCCTCTGTCATTACCCCGAAAATGCTGGTGAACTTTGTGTCAGAGAAGAACACCATCTCCTATGCGGGGTGCATGTCACAGCTCTATTTCTTCATTGTTTTTGTCGTTGCCGAGTGTTACATGCTGaccgtgatggcctatgaccgctatgtcgcCATCTGCAGACCTTTGCTTTACAACATCATCATGTCTCCTCAAGTCTGCTCCCTGCTGGTGGCTGTGGTCTATGTCATGGGGCTGATTGGTTCAACAATAGAGACTGTCATGATGATGAAACTGCCCTACTGTGAGCACCTCATCAGTCATTACTTCTGTGACATAGTCCCTCTTATGaagctctcctgctccagcacctACGATATGGAGATGACAGTCTTCTGTTTGGCTGGATTCAACATTGTAGTCACCAGTTTAACAGTCCTGGTTTCCTACGCCTACATTCTCTCCAGCATCCTCCGCATCAGCACCAcagagggcaggtccaaagccttcAGCACCTGCAGCTCCCACCTGGCAGCAGTGGGCTTGTTCTATGGATCCACTGCATTCATGTACTTAAAGCCCTCCACAGCCAACTCCCTGGCCCAGGAGAACGTGGCCTCCGTGTTCTACACCACAGTCATCCCCATGCTCAACCCCctgatctacagcctgaggaataaGGAGGTAAAGGCTGCTGTGCAAAGAACACTGAGGAGAAAAGTGTTTTGA